A single region of the Anaerococcus urinomassiliensis genome encodes:
- the yihA gene encoding ribosome biogenesis GTP-binding protein YihA/YsxC: MKFKSIELEQVAGFKSQWPSENIEEIAFVGRSNVGKSSFINAFLGRKSLAKTSSIPGKTRTINFYNIDNKFRLVDLPGYGYAKVSKKEREKWDKLINEYLHDRENLKEVFLLVDIRHEPTDLDRQMYAWIIDSGFTGFIIATKYDKISKNQLQKHIKAIMKKLDVEDEGLIFAYSSENKHNLGVIHEQIEVIINN; encoded by the coding sequence ATGAAATTTAAAAGTATTGAATTAGAACAAGTAGCTGGATTTAAGTCCCAATGGCCAAGTGAAAATATCGAAGAAATTGCCTTTGTGGGCAGATCTAATGTTGGTAAATCCTCATTTATAAATGCTTTCCTGGGTAGAAAGTCTTTGGCTAAGACTTCGTCAATACCAGGCAAAACTAGGACTATCAATTTTTATAACATAGATAATAAATTTAGACTAGTAGATCTACCTGGTTACGGATATGCCAAGGTGAGCAAAAAAGAAAGGGAAAAGTGGGATAAATTAATAAACGAATATCTACATGATAGGGAAAACTTAAAGGAAGTCTTTCTCCTTGTAGATATTCGCCACGAACCAACTGACCTTGACCGCCAAATGTATGCTTGGATCATAGATTCAGGCTTTACTGGCTTTATTATTGCCACAAAATACGATAAAATTTCAAAAAATCAACTACAAAAACATATAAAGGCTATTATGAAGAAATTAGACGTTGAAGATGAGGGGCTGATATTTGCCTATTCATCTGAAAACAAGCACAATTTGGGCGTGATACACGAACAAATTGAAGTAATAATAAATAACTAG